The genomic interval TCGATGGTGAGTgagagctttggtgaagatatcaacAATTTGTAGTTCAGTGGAAACATGTGGAAGAGTGATAACACGAGCTTCAAATGCTTCATGGATAGAGTGACAATCGAATTCAATATGCTTTGTGCGCTCATGATAGACAGGATTGGCCGTGATCTGAATAAATAGCACTCGTATTATCAACATGTAGATGTGTATGATCGGTCTCAGAAAAATCTAGCTCAGCAAGCAAACCTCGAAGCCAAATAATTTTGGAACAAGCAAGAGACATCGCCCGGTACTTAGATTCTGTAGATGACTTAGAGACTCTGTTTTGCTTCTTATTCTTCCAGGAGATCAACGCATCACTTAAGAACACACACCAACCAGTGATGGAGCAACTTGTATCCgcacaaccagcccaatcagcgTCGCTATAAGCAGTAAGATGAGGAAAAGTGCCTACAGGAAAGAATAAGCCATTGGCAGAAGTGCCTTGAACATAGCATATGATCCTACAGAAAAcagccaaatgaagatgacgaGGAGTCTGAAGAAATTGACTGACTTGTTGTACTGCAAAGGAAATGTCCGGTCTAGTAATGGTGAGATAGACAAGGCTACCCACCAACTTCCGGTATAAATTGGGATCAACAAATAAGTCACCTTCCTCTTTGCAAAACTTGACATTTAATTCCATGTGAGTATCAATAGAGGTAGCCCCTGCAAGCCGGCTATAGCCACCAGGTCACTAGCATACTTCTGTTGGTTGAGGGAAATACCAGATGGACTACGATGcacctcaagaccaagaaaatatgtgaaaggcccaagatctttcatataaAAGGATTAAgagagatgagtcttgagctGGCCAAGTAAAGCAGAATCGGAATCAgtgatcacaatatcatcaacataaaccaaaagaacaacAATACCCAAGTCTGATTTTCGAAGAAACAAGGAAGTGTCATATTTGCTCTGCTTGaaggaaaattataataaagtagttctaaatttatcaaaccaggtCCTTTGAGCTTGTTTGAGATCATAAAGGGAGCGAAGAAGCTTACACACATGCAAAGTTGCAGAAGAAAACAATCCTGGGGGTGGttcatataaatacactcttTAAGATCCTCGTGAAAATAAGAGATCGATGGAGgagctaaaagttttcttttttagaactctttgtacttgggccattgttgtagactttaatggcatggacctttATGATTTCCTTGTTTCTAATGCGCCTACTTAGATAGGGCATATGTATTTTGTAATTGACATTTTTGCCcattctttgatcaataataCAAAAGAACCTCTTAAAGAAAAGCACTtttgacatccatctgatgtagtgGCCAATTATTGGAAGCAGCAAGAGCGAGGATGGTATGAACAATAGTCATCTTAGTCACAGGTGCAAATATCTCTTCATAATTGACACCATATTCTTGATTATTCCCAAATGCAACAAGCCGAGCTTTGCACCGATCTAAACTCTCATCAGATCGGATCTTGACTAAGtcaacccatttgcaacctagAGGAATTATGGTGGGAGGATAGGACTCAACGTCCTAGGCATGATTGGCTTCTAGAGCAGTGATTTCTTCCTGCATGGCTTGTCGCCAACATTCGTGTTTGGCAACTTGTgagaatatcaaaattggacaaTGCAGCAGTAagagctgaaatgaaattgcCAGAGCTAGAAGAAGGAAACCCATACCTATCCGGGGGTATAGACACTCGAGGAGAGTGACGTACCAAAGGCTCTAAAGATGCTGTAATTGACTGAATCTGGAGCGTGGAGGGATCAGAAATCGGAGGAGCCACCGGAAGAGACTGTGGGCGAGGACGTCTCGTATACACAATACCTGGTTTAAAATGAGAGCTGATAGGATGAGGATCCGAGAATTGCTGCTCAAAGGAGGGGAAAATCATAGTAGAAGCTGCGGGCAAAGAAGATACAGGAAAGAAACGTcgatttttaaagaaaataacattcttAGAAATACGTGTACGATGTAATGTAGGATCATAACAAACAAAGCCCTTTTGTCACATATTATATCCCAAGAACGCACATCGAACAACTTGAGTAGATAATTTATGTCGCTCATGAGGATTTAAATGAACAAAGCATACACAACCAAAGGTACAAAGATTATCATAACTAGGTTGCTTAGCAAACAAGCGAAAATAGGGAGACTTCATGTGTAAGACTTGGGAAGGTAAACGATTAATCAAGTGAGTACCAGTTTTCATAGCCTCGACCCAAAACGTAGAGGGAATAGAGGATTCTAACAAGAGAGTACGTACCACATCCAGAAGATGACGATTTTGCGTTTGGCTACTCCATTTTGTTATGGAGTAACTGTACACGAACGTTGATGAATAATAACTTTAGAAGCCAAGAATTCCTGAAACTCATTAGACAAATATTTGCCATTGGAATCTGTACGTAATATCTTGATAGAAgcagaaaattgattttcaacatgTGCTAAAAACATAGTGAAAGTATGAAAACCCTCATATTTAGAGCAAAGAAAATATACTCAAGTAAATATgctatgatcatcaatgaagttcacataatatttaaatttttcatgtgaactaactggggaaggtccccaaacatcactgTGGATAAGATCAAAACAGTGAGAAGCTCGACTAGCATGCAAAGGAAAGGGAAGAGTTTTGCTTTTACCAAGTTTGCAAGAAGCACACTCAAGAGAGGAAGAACAACGTTCTTTATTACCAAGTAAACCAAAGTTCAAtacatgagataagatgagtatTGGGATGACCTAAACGAAGATGCCACACCATATTAAGATCTGGAATattattacaagcaaaagacAAAATAGGAGAAACTGAAGAAAATGCTGGAAAATGcaaaaatagtggaaacaagCGCCCCACTTTAGGTCCCTTCACGATCGGCTTCCCCGTTACTTGGtcctgcacaacacaaccatcacCAGAAAAATTAACAGCATAATTGTTATCAACTAACTGACCAACAGAAATAAGATTTGTGGAAAGCTGAGGAGCAAGAAATACATCAGTGAACTTAGAAGAGACATCTCCGACAGCAGTGATTGGCAAGGAACTGTCATTGGCAGTTTGAATTGCAGATTGGCCAGCGTAGGGCCGAACATGACATAGAGTTGTGGCATTATGCGTCATGTGATCTGAGGCACCCGGTCCACATATCAGAGTTTAGTAGAATGGTTACCTTGGAATCTCATTGCTAATAATGCCAAAATTAGCATCTGTTGCACCATTTCAGGTGTGCAATAATTCTCTGTGGGAGGTGCAGGAACAAAAGAGTCTGGAGAAGAGCCATGGTCTGCAGAAGTCACTGTTGAAGGTACAATAACGAAAGTCTGAAATGCTTGGGCCTGACGATTTTGGGGGCGGATACGACATTCTTTGATAATGTGACATTTTTATTGCAATAAGAGTAGTATTTATTGGGACAATTAGCAGCGATATGCCCAAATTCCTTGCAGCAAAAAACACTGTAAGTTGGTAGACTATAGAGGCAGTCCTCGTCGTTGAGCAGCATAAGCCACAGGGACTGACCTTGAACTAccatgagattgctccagagtAACATGAGTACTAAAATGTTGTTCTTCACGAAATAACTcaccaaaacaaacataaagAGAAGGAACATGAGAGCAATTCAGCAGAGAGGGGCGAACAGATTCATATTCAGGGCAGAGTTTCataagaataatagaaagaTTTTGAATAATAGAAAGAGAGGCAACAGGAACATCCGTGGTAACcatatcaaaatatttgttCCAAAGAGTCAGAAACGCCGAATAATAGTCTTGGATGGAACGATTGTCATGTTGAAACGTGGCAATCGCATGTTCTAATTGAAAACAACGAGCATTGTTATCTTGATGATACACTTTCTTTAAGTAATTCCACATGGATTGAGCGGTGCGTTGAGGCCTCAAGTTGGTGACAATATGTGGCTCAACCGAGCCAAGACATAATCCGAGCATCAAGCACAGCCCATGAAGGAGAAGATGCTGAATCCTTGGATTTATCAGGATTGGGTGCACAATCCCTGCCATCAATATGACCCCAAAGATCTTTTCCCTTGAGGAAAAGTTCAAATTGAAAAGCCCACGTAGAGTAATTTTTGCCTGTAAACTTGGCACACACAGGTGTAGAGTCCATagtaaataaagtaaaaaaacaagACAAGAAATAACCAAAAAGGAAACTGCCTAGAAGCAAACAGCACCAGAAAATACCCACAAAGCCGAAACCCAGAAAATAACTGCAGACTACTGTTCCGAGACTACTGTTCCAAGAGTAACCAGCACAGAGAGATGCCGGAACCACCAAGGGAAGGCTGTGCCGACAGCCACCAAGCCACAGAATTGCCGATAAAcccaaaacagaaacaaaacaacGAAAAACCGAGAAGAAGAAATTGTGGGTGCACCACAGGACAACACAGACCTGACCGAAACACACGAGAGGCACCTCCGAAAccgagaaggaaaaaaaattcgaggaaaaacaataattagcagttggctcttgataccatgtcagaATATTGTGTGAATGGTCGAATCAATTGGCCTTTTTGTGATCTGTACATTATATATCAACTTTACAAGattatacatggaaagaaagtAATTTAGGAATGATTCTAGCAGTCTAGCCCTATATGGAAACTATACTCTGTCAATATGCTAACTGTACAGGCCTAAGTAAAATAAGGAAAGGtgaaataaggaaagaagaatagaagaaggATTATGGACAGCAATTGACACAGACAAGATAGACTAATTTCCTTATTGGATGGGGAGTTTGGCTCTCTAGTTGGGTGTGGAATAGAAGTTGTGGTTTTTACTTCAAATATTTCTTGCTGGGATACTGGACGAGTTGGATTATATTTGTTTAGTTTGTTCTAGTTTTATGCCTTAATATAGATTCTTAAGGGAGATTTTTTGTGTGTAATTTGTTAAAATCACCTGCCTCTCAATTGGCGTTGATAGGTCTTTTGgataacttcatatttgacttCAGTTTTTCCCAGGGCGAAGTTAAGGCTTTTCTTTTGaatgtttaaaaatcaaaatttcttattaccTGTAATGAATCCCACTGgaagagtagataagaacccaAAAATGGTTATATGAAATGCTTGTAATGAGGAATGCAGTGAATGTAAATGACTACTGGGTGAATGAGTGAATAAGAATGCACATAGGATGTTTGATAAAAAGCTCAGTAGAGCCTTGGTATATTGCTACGGGTTCTTCGAGGGACCCAACCTCCATTACAACATTCTCTAAGTAAAATCTTCCAGAATATTCATCAATACCTCCTCAGTGTTATGCTTCCCTTCATATCCACGCAGGGATAACTAACTGATCTAATAAACTTGCAACATGTGTAAAGTAAAGTAACTGACTGCTTACTTAAAAGGAAATATTACAATGACTCAACAACAAGAATTAGAAATAACGACAAGCATAAACGACAGACTCCATACTTAGACGGCAGCAACTGAAAATACTTCCAAAACACTGTGTTTAGAGTTTCCCTCCATTTCCTGCCTTTTCCAAACCCTTCTCTAGAAGAGGTCATAACAATCTCTTCCCCTTAAaaaaccttgtcctcaaggttgagAACACTGATGCAACTTCTTATGACCAGACCCTACTGTCGGTGTAAGCTGGACTTAGTCTTGTAAGCTGGACTGTGACATTACCACGGCAGGGAGACTGTGACTGCCTTTTGTGTATCTTGAGCATGAGCATAGATTTTCTCAAAACTGAACCCGTTGGACATCCTGCCAATTCTTTGCATACATTTggaacgttttttttttttttttgatgttaAAGCTTTAATTGGTTCCATGTCTATAGATATTTCAGGCATCAAGAATGTTAATCTGTACACTTTCAAGGAATTGCGGGTTGCAACTAATAATTTCAGTCCAgccaataaaattggggagggaGGATTTGGTTCTGTCTATAAGGTGATTCCACATTGCATATGATTatgtttctatattttttattaaggaaTACTTCCTCGTAACTGGGTGTAAACTCTTGTATACcccgtgtacttgggttatACCTATTCTCATTAATGAAatttgttacttataaaaaaaaatatttttattaagaaatacttGTATCACCATTTTATTATGTACAAAATGTTTCTggttttttcatttaatgagtggtttccttttccaaaacttTTGTAATTGAACAGGGAAAGCTAAGAGATGGTAGTGTGGCTGCTATAAAGGTATTGTCAACTGACTCCAGGCAAGGGGTGCGGGAGTTTTTGACAGAAATAAATGTGATCTCAGAAGTTGAACATGACAACCTGGTTAAGTTGTACGGTTGCTGTGCGGAAGGAAACCAAAGGATTTTGGTATATGGCTATCTTGAAAACAATAGCCTTGCGCAAACACTTCTTGGTAATTCAATTGCTTATTATTCATtggaatttattaatattcctggtacttacaaaaaaaaatcattaatattcCAGGTAATGACTTAGTCTCTGTTTCTATTTTTAGGCGGAGGCCACAATAGTATCCAATTCAACTGGCAAACACGGCATAAAATTTGCATTGGTGTTGCACAGGGGCTTGCATTCCTTCATGAAGACGTCCAACCACATATCATTCATAGGGACATCAAAGCGAGCAATATTCTCCTTGATAAAGACCTAACAcccaaaatttcagattttggtcTTGCAAAGTTTATTTCACCCAACCTGACCCATATTAGTACCCGTGTAGCTGGAACAGCGTAAGTTTGTAGAggttatattcattttgatttttcacTTCATTTCTCGCCAAATTGATCCATTTTTGgtatattatattcataagatcaagtgtcCTTGTTTGGTTCCTGAAGAGGTTATTTGGCACCTGAATACGCAATACGAGGTCAAGTGACAAGGAAAGCAGATATTTATAGTTTTGGTGTTCTGCTCATAGAAATTGTTAGTGGGAGGAACAACACAAACAAGCGATTACCGGCTGAAGAACAATATCTACTTCAAAGGGTAAggaatttggagtttttttttttttaatttgattaaatAGAAAGAATTCTTAAAGGAGTCATACACCTCCATTTAGGACTTCTACACCTGAGTAAAACAATATATGCCTACCAAAGAGTAAGCTCACTCTTAAAAAATCCAAATGTATAGTTTTCCCAGGAAAAAGAAGATATCTTTTCCCAATAAAACATAACAAGTTAAGGCTATCAAGTTATTTCCCAAAATAAATCCTTTTGATTTTTTACCAGTTGGTTTAgagaaataatcaaaattaagtttgaGTCATATGCGGAATACTAGGCTTTTTAATATGGGCTCCCCAAAGTTCTCAAAGTCTCGTGGAAGCTTGAACATGTATGTctcaaaacaaacacaaaacagcaaaaagaaaaaatctaatgaCTGCACAAATCCTTCCCCATCCCACCggctttcttttctctctctttattttcagtTAGTGTTTGTCATTGTTAGGTTTAGTTGTGCAGTTCTGATACCTACAATGCTAAAATGAAAAGGCTTTAGCTACAATAAACAAGTCAGACTTGTTTAACTTTTCGTTTTTGCCTTAAAAACAAGTCTGACGACTTACTActgaaaaacttgaaaacttaTGCATTCAAAAGGAAAGTTCTCTTCtaagatgattttatagatatataaccTTTGTATGGTAACTTAACTGATCATGGAATTAATTTAagactttttgtttttgttttatagaattgtgcatgcacacacatgcacccatagagagagagactatCAGTATCTACGTGCTTATGTACTTTCGTGGATTGCCCCCtccacacataaaaaaataatcttcttAATTTTGCCCCTGCTTTTGTgcaataaaaagatttttcaaaactaaaggAAATATTATTTCTGAGCTCTCCATGAGACTGCTAAATGGGTGTGTTGGTCGTTTAGTTGCTCTCAGTTAATCAGGAAATGGGCACCATGATGAAGTGTTAGCTCGTTGTGTCGTTGTTAAGAGAACAAATCAGGCAGGGCAATTTTTGTTGCTAAGTGGGGAAGAGCGACCAGTGGTTTAATATCTTTGAAGTCCTATTATTAAAGAATTGCAAATCAGGAAGGGCAATTTTTGTTGCTAAGTGAGGAAGAGCAACCAATGGTTTAAGTGGTTTAATATCTTCTGAGTCCTATTGTAAagaattattttgattaataaaatttggaaacATAATAGACAAATGAGGAAAgcaatagaaaaagaaaacatggaAGTGTCCAGAACATGCCAAACTTATCACTTGAGAGACATCTGTATTGCAGGCATGGGAACTACATGAGAAAGGGGAATTGCTGAGATTGGTGGACGCATCATTGAGTGATGATTTCAATGTTGAGGAGGCTTGCAGATTTCTAAAGATTGGCCTTCTTTGCACTCAAGACAACCCAAAGCTACGACCATCCATGTCCACGGTAGTTAAAATGCTACTGGGTGAAATGAATTTGATTGATGAGGAGATATCAAAACCAGGCCTGATTGCTCAGTTCATGGATTCAAAAGATGGCAGAGGCCAGGAAGATGATGCCAAAATGAAGAATACATCTTACGCAGAATCTTCAGGATTAGGAAAGCCAGATACATCATCATCATATGGAAACATAACCTCCTCTGTTGCTAC from Juglans regia cultivar Chandler chromosome 2, Walnut 2.0, whole genome shotgun sequence carries:
- the LOC109012384 gene encoding cold-responsive protein kinase 1-like isoform X1; protein product: MKDRVFFPENGIDKHKKLAMPCFSFFVRKKRASSDKQTISDDEDISGIKNVNLYTFKELRVATNNFSPANKIGEGGFGSVYKGKLRDGSVAAIKVLSTDSRQGVREFLTEINVISEVEHDNLVKLYGCCAEGNQRILVYGYLENNSLAQTLLGGGHNSIQFNWQTRHKICIGVAQGLAFLHEDVQPHIIHRDIKASNILLDKDLTPKISDFGLAKFISPNLTHISTRVAGTAGYLAPEYAIRGQVTRKADIYSFGVLLIEIVSGRNNTNKRLPAEEQYLLQRAWELHEKGELLRLVDASLSDDFNVEEACRFLKIGLLCTQDNPKLRPSMSTVVKMLLGEMNLIDEEISKPGLIAQFMDSKDGRGQEDDAKMKNTSYAESSGLGKPDTSSSYGNITSSVATMTFNSIYDRTE
- the LOC109012384 gene encoding cold-responsive protein kinase 1-like isoform X3, producing MPCFSFFVRKKRASSDKQTISDDEDISGIKNVNLYTFKELRVATNNFSPANKIGEGGFGSVYKGKLRDGSVAAIKVLSTDSRQGVREFLTEINVISEVEHDNLVKLYGCCAEGNQRILVYGYLENNSLAQTLLGGGHNSIQFNWQTRHKICIGVAQGLAFLHEDVQPHIIHRDIKASNILLDKDLTPKISDFGLAKFISPNLTHISTRVAGTAGYLAPEYAIRGQVTRKADIYSFGVLLIEIVSGRNNTNKRLPAEEQYLLQRAWELHEKGELLRLVDASLSDDFNVEEACRFLKIGLLCTQDNPKLRPSMSTVVKMLLGEMNLIDEEISKPGLIAQFMDSKDGRGQEDDAKMKNTSYAESSGLGKPDTSSSYGNITSSVATMTFNSIYDRTE
- the LOC109012384 gene encoding cold-responsive protein kinase 1-like isoform X2, with amino-acid sequence MKDRVFFPENGIDKHKKLAMPCFSFFVRKKRASSDKQTISDDEGIKNVNLYTFKELRVATNNFSPANKIGEGGFGSVYKGKLRDGSVAAIKVLSTDSRQGVREFLTEINVISEVEHDNLVKLYGCCAEGNQRILVYGYLENNSLAQTLLGGGHNSIQFNWQTRHKICIGVAQGLAFLHEDVQPHIIHRDIKASNILLDKDLTPKISDFGLAKFISPNLTHISTRVAGTAGYLAPEYAIRGQVTRKADIYSFGVLLIEIVSGRNNTNKRLPAEEQYLLQRAWELHEKGELLRLVDASLSDDFNVEEACRFLKIGLLCTQDNPKLRPSMSTVVKMLLGEMNLIDEEISKPGLIAQFMDSKDGRGQEDDAKMKNTSYAESSGLGKPDTSSSYGNITSSVATMTFNSIYDRTE
- the LOC109012384 gene encoding cold-responsive protein kinase 1-like isoform X4; the encoded protein is MPCFSFFVRKKRASSDKQTISDDEGIKNVNLYTFKELRVATNNFSPANKIGEGGFGSVYKGKLRDGSVAAIKVLSTDSRQGVREFLTEINVISEVEHDNLVKLYGCCAEGNQRILVYGYLENNSLAQTLLGGGHNSIQFNWQTRHKICIGVAQGLAFLHEDVQPHIIHRDIKASNILLDKDLTPKISDFGLAKFISPNLTHISTRVAGTAGYLAPEYAIRGQVTRKADIYSFGVLLIEIVSGRNNTNKRLPAEEQYLLQRAWELHEKGELLRLVDASLSDDFNVEEACRFLKIGLLCTQDNPKLRPSMSTVVKMLLGEMNLIDEEISKPGLIAQFMDSKDGRGQEDDAKMKNTSYAESSGLGKPDTSSSYGNITSSVATMTFNSIYDRTE